CGGGTCGACCCGGCGGGGACGGTGATCCAGGCGACGGCCTCTCCCTGCGCGGCCGACCGCCTCAGCCAGCTCGCCATCGTCGTGGTCTTACCCCAGCCGGGTGGAGCCCGCAGGACCACCATCGGCGCGCCGCCTGAGAGAGCCTGCGCGAGCGCCGTCGGGACGACGACGACGCCGGGTGTGCGTGGAAGCATCGGCCCCGGTCGGATCGGGGCAGCCATCAGGAACCGACCCGCTGCGTTCCCACGTGCCGTAGCTGGTCCCCTCCGCCTGGCCACGCCGGCAGCATCGCCGCGTTCACGGCGCCGTCCCCCGGCGCAGGGCGAGCAGCGCCTCACCCCTGTTGCTCGCCCCCAGCTTCTTGTACACGGCGCGTAGGTGGGTCTTGACGGTGTTGACCGAGAGGCCGAGCTCGTGGGCGATCCCCACGGCCCCGGAATGCTCCGCGAGGGCCCCGAGCACCTGGGCCTCGCGGAAGGTCAACCCGTCGACCACGGCGGATGGAGGCGCGCTGGTGGCCGTGCGCGACCCGGGCCACAGCGCGAGCTCGTCGGGATCACCGGCAGCAAGCGCCAGGAACGCCGCCCGGCCCATCAACAGGAAGGGACGCCGCTGCCCCGTCTCCCGTGCGAGTCCAACCGCGGCGCTGAACGCCTCGGCCGCCCGGCTGGTCTGCCGGATGGCGTGGTGAGCTGCGGCGAGCAGCACGTAGCACTCCATGGTGTAGCGCTGCGTGAGCGCGCCCGAGCGCAACGCTTCGGCCCCCTGCCGGATCACCTCGTCGTAGGCGTGCTCGTCGAGCGCGATCTTCATGTGGCTGACGCAGATCAGCTCCGGGGGCTCGACCCGGGCGGCCACCTGCTGCGCCACATCCGAGATGCCGACGCGCAACAACGCTTCCACCAACGCCTCGGTGAGGAACACCTCCGCACGGGAGCCGCGGCGCAGGTACCTCACGGCCGCTCGGAGCTCGTTCGTGACCGAGACGATCTGATCCCGTGCGCCCACCAGGACCGCATGGTGCGCGCGTACGAAGATGGTCAACGCCCACAGTTCGTCCCGATGCCGGCGCTCCGGCAGGTCCGCGACCCGCTCCGCCGCGTCCTCGCTCGCCTCGTCCACGCTGGCCAGCGCCCGGGCCACCGCGGCAGTCTCAGCGACGACCCCGTCGTCCTGGACGTCGTCACTGTCGAGCTCGGCCAACCATCGCCGCGCGGTGGAGACCTCGCCCAGCACCGCGTGCACGAGCGCCAGACCGGTCGCCCCCAACCGGGCGGCATGCGCGTTGGAGTGATCGAGCAGGGCGACCGCGCGGGCCTGCGAGAAGGCGTACAGTGCGACGTCGAGGTCACCTTGCAGCGTGCTCGCCACGCCCCATTCCAGCAGGACCAGCTGCACGGTCGACTCGTCGCGACCCTCCCGACCAGGACCGAGGAGACCGGCGTGCTGCCAGAGCACCTCGGCGTGCAACGTGGGCGAGTCCACGGTACGGCGCCAACTATGGCGCTGGTCGGGGACAACGTCAGCGTCCAGGTGCTCCACCGCCACCCGCAGGCGAGCGTTCTCCGCCACCAGCGGCGCAGGGAACATCCGTGCCACTCGCCCGAGCAACAGCGGCTCCTCCATAAGCAAGCGGTCCCAGTCCTGCTCGAGCACGTCGAGCGCCCGCTCCCACTCCCCTGCCCTCGCCGCGTGTTCGAGCACCTGCGCCGGCACCTGTCGGCGCTCGGCGTGGCGCATCAACGCATGATGGACCTCGACCTCCAGCTGCGGGTGGTGCTCGCGGACCATCCGCCTCAGCGCCGACCGGATTGCCGGTGCGTAGGAGTAGCGCGGTCCCGCCACTGTGCCCCGCTCGGTGATCAGGCCGGCCATCAGGACGTTGCGCAGTAGTCGGGCGATGTTGCCCTCGGTGACGATCTCGCGCGCGATGTCCAGGTCGAAGTCGTCCGGGATCGCGGTGCGGAGCAGGAAGGCGCGGACCTTCTCGAAGCGCAGGTCGCGCACCATCGTGGCCACGTAGTGCTCGACGGTGTCCCGGTCGATCGTCACCGGGCCACCGTTGCCGTTGGAGCGCACCAAGCCGGCTCGGACGGCGGAGGGCCAGCCTCCGAGTTCCACTGCCACCTGCTGTGCCTCATCCTTGGTGATGTGGGCTCCGAGTCGCTGGGCCAGTCGGAAGACCCCGTCCCCCGTGAGCCGAAGGTCATCCGGGCCGATCACCACAGCATCGACCGACAGCGTTCCGGTCGTCTCGAGCGGGCGCAACGTGCGCCCGGCGACGACGAGGAAGAAGCGCTCGTTGTGCTTGAGTAGGTCGACGAGCTCGTCGTCGATCTCCGCCGGTTCGTGGTGCAGTCCTGCCTCGTGCATATCGTCGATGACCAGCAGCAAGGGCTCGGCGCAGGTGCGGAGCAACTGGGAGACACCGGTGTGCGCGTGCGTGGAGGACTCGAGCAATCCGGCCCCCACCAGGACGGCTGCGAGCTCATCCCAGAAGCCGGCACCGTCGTTGCTCGCGGTGGTCAGAGCAGCGTAGACGGTCCGCGGCCGGTCGGCGCTGGTGTCGAACCATCGCAGCAGGGCACTGGTCTTGCCGTACCCCCGCGGGCCCCGGATGACCGTCAGAGGATACTGTGAGGCCAGACGCTCCAGAACGCCGGCAGGGACCTCAGCATCCTGCGGGAGTCGCGGGACACCGCGAGGACGTTGCGGTCTTGGCAGCGCCATCGTCCTCACCTCCCGGGCTCATGGAGTGACGCTAGCACCAGGCGCCCACATGCACGTGCGGATGAGGGCCGCTCACTCGAGCGGCGCCACCGCCACGCCTCGCCGGCCCAGGGCCCGCGCACCCCCGTCGCGTGCGGTCAGCACCCAGAGCCCGTCCGCATGCACTGCCACGGTGTGCTCGACGTGAGCGGCACGGGACCGGTCGACGGTGACGACCGTCCACTCGTCCTCCAGCACCTCGGTCTCCGCCTCGCCCCGGGCGATCATCGGCTCGACGGCCAGGCACAGGCCCGGTCTGATCTTCGGCCCGCGCTGGGTCGACCGGTAGTTGAGGACGTCCGGTGGCTGGTGCATGGCGCGCCCGATGCCGTGCCCGACGTAGTCGCGCACGATCCCGTAGGAGGCACCGGAGGCTGTGATCGCGTCCTCGATGGCGTCACCGACGACGCCCAGCCGGCCTCCGCCCGCCAGCGCCGCGATGCCGTCCCACATCGCCGACTCGGTCACGGCGATCAGGTCGGCGTCGGCTGCATCTGCGGCGCCGGCCACGGCGGTGAAGGCGGCGTCGCCGTGCCATCCCTCGACGACGGCGCCGGCGTCGACGGAGACCACGTCACCGTCCTGCAGGACCCGGTCACCGGGGATGCCGTGAACGACCTCGTCGTTGACCGAGACGCACAGGACGCCGGGGAACCCGTGGTAACCCAGGAAGTTCGAGCGCGCCCCGGCGTCGGCGAGGACTTCGCGCGCGATGGCATCGAGGTCCCGCGTGCGCACCCCCGGGCTGATGGAGGCCCGCACGG
Above is a window of Ruania suaedae DNA encoding:
- a CDS encoding LuxR C-terminal-related transcriptional regulator, with protein sequence MALPRPQRPRGVPRLPQDAEVPAGVLERLASQYPLTVIRGPRGYGKTSALLRWFDTSADRPRTVYAALTTASNDGAGFWDELAAVLVGAGLLESSTHAHTGVSQLLRTCAEPLLLVIDDMHEAGLHHEPAEIDDELVDLLKHNERFFLVVAGRTLRPLETTGTLSVDAVVIGPDDLRLTGDGVFRLAQRLGAHITKDEAQQVAVELGGWPSAVRAGLVRSNGNGGPVTIDRDTVEHYVATMVRDLRFEKVRAFLLRTAIPDDFDLDIAREIVTEGNIARLLRNVLMAGLITERGTVAGPRYSYAPAIRSALRRMVREHHPQLEVEVHHALMRHAERRQVPAQVLEHAARAGEWERALDVLEQDWDRLLMEEPLLLGRVARMFPAPLVAENARLRVAVEHLDADVVPDQRHSWRRTVDSPTLHAEVLWQHAGLLGPGREGRDESTVQLVLLEWGVASTLQGDLDVALYAFSQARAVALLDHSNAHAARLGATGLALVHAVLGEVSTARRWLAELDSDDVQDDGVVAETAAVARALASVDEASEDAAERVADLPERRHRDELWALTIFVRAHHAVLVGARDQIVSVTNELRAAVRYLRRGSRAEVFLTEALVEALLRVGISDVAQQVAARVEPPELICVSHMKIALDEHAYDEVIRQGAEALRSGALTQRYTMECYVLLAAAHHAIRQTSRAAEAFSAAVGLARETGQRRPFLLMGRAAFLALAAGDPDELALWPGSRTATSAPPSAVVDGLTFREAQVLGALAEHSGAVGIAHELGLSVNTVKTHLRAVYKKLGASNRGEALLALRRGTAP
- the map gene encoding type I methionyl aminopeptidase, producing the protein MFGRPSIELKTADQIRRMRRAGLVVADVHDAVRASISPGVRTRDLDAIAREVLADAGARSNFLGYHGFPGVLCVSVNDEVVHGIPGDRVLQDGDVVSVDAGAVVEGWHGDAAFTAVAGAADAADADLIAVTESAMWDGIAALAGGGRLGVVGDAIEDAITASGASYGIVRDYVGHGIGRAMHQPPDVLNYRSTQRGPKIRPGLCLAVEPMIARGEAETEVLEDEWTVVTVDRSRAAHVEHTVAVHADGLWVLTARDGGARALGRRGVAVAPLE